DNA sequence from the Alkalilimnicola ehrlichii MLHE-1 genome:
CCAGGGGATCGCCGATCCGGTCTCGCGGGTGCAGGTGCAGACCCTAGACAGGAACTGCGAGGAGTTCGGGATCACCGAGTACGGCATGCTCGATCGCCGCCAGGGCATTGTCCACGTCGTGGGGCCGGAGCAGGGGGCCACCCAGCCCGGCATGACAGTGGTCTGCGGCGACTCCCACACCTCCACCCACGGTGCCCTGGGCGCGCTGGCATTCGGTATCGGCACCTCCGAAGTGGAACATGCGTTGGCCACCCAGACGGTGGTGCAGAAGAAGGCCAAACGCATGCTGGTGCGGGTGGATGGCCAGTTGGGTCGCGGCGTCACCGCCAAGGACGTGGTGCTGGCCATTATCGGCCGGATCGGCACCGCAGGGGGGACCGGCTATGCCATCGAGTTCGGCGGCGAGGCTATCCGCTCGCTCTCGGTCGAGGGCCGCATGACCGTCTGCAATATGTCCATCGAGGCGGGCGCCCGCTGCGGCATGGTGGCGGTGGACGACATGACCATCGACTACGTGCGCGGCCGCCCGTTTGCGCCGAAGGGCGAGCACTGGGACCAGGCCGTCGCCTACTGGAAGACCCTGCACAGTGACCCGGATGCCGAGTTCGATCAGGTGGTGGTGCTGGACGCCGCTGAGATCGAGCCGCAGGTCACCTGGGGGACCTCCCCGGAGATGGTGGTGCCGGTGGGCGGCTGCGTGCCTAACCCGTTCGAGGAGCAGGACGAGGTCAAGCGCAGCAGCATGGGGCGTGCCCTGGACTACATGGGCCTGCAGCCCGGCACGCCCATCAAGGAGATCCGGCTGGACCGCGTCTTTATCGGCTCCTGCACCAACTCGCGCATCGAGGACCTGCGCGCCGCCGCCGAAGTGGTCCGCGGTCACAAGGTGGCGGACAGCCTCACCCAGGCGCTGGTGGTGCCGGGTTCCGGGGTGGTCAAGGAGCAGGCCGAAAAGGAGGGCCTGGACCGGGTCTTCATCGAGGCCGGTTTCGAGTGGCGGGAGCCGGGCTGCTCCATGTGCCTGGCCATGAACGCCGATCGCCTGCAATCGGGCGAGCGCTGTGCCTCCACCTCGAACCGTAATTTCGAGGGCCGCCAGGGGCAGGGCGGGCGTACCCACCTGGTGAACCCGGCGATGGCCGCCGCCGCCGCCATCGCCGGCCATTTCGTGGATGTGCGCCACTGGCCCGAGTAGCGGTGAGGCGAGAGTGACGCCGCGGGCGGCGAGACCGCCTGGAACCCAGCCGATACAGACGAGGATTGAGCGCTTCTATGGAGCCATTCATCAAGCATAAGGGGTTGGTGGCACCGCTGGACCGTGCCAACGTCGATACCGACGCGATCATACCCAAGCAGTTTCTCAAGTCGATCCGGCGTACCGGGTTTGGCCCCTTCCTGTTCGATGAGTGGCGCTATCTGGATGAAGGCCAACCCGACATGGATTGCAGCCAACGGCCGGTGAACCCCGACTTCGTGCTCAACCAGGCGCGTTATCAGGGGGCGAGCATCCTGCTCACCCGGCGCAACTTCGGCTGTGGCTCGTCCCGCGAACACGCCCCCTGGGCGTTGAAGGACTTCGGCTTTCGGGCGATCATCGCGCCGAGTTTCGCCGATATCTTCTACAACAACTGCTTCAAGAATGGCCTGCTGCCACTGGTGCTGACCGAGGCGCAGGTGGACCGGCTGTTCAAGGAAGTGGAGGCCGCGCCCGGTTACGAGCTGGAGATCGACCTGCCGGAGCAGCAGGTGCGCACGCCGGCCGGGGAGGCCTTCGAGTTTGAGATCGACGGCTTTCGCAAGCACGCGCTGCTCGAAGGGTTGGACGAGATCGGCCTGACCCTGCAGCACGCCGAAGATATCCGTGCCTACGAGGCCCGTCGCCGCGAGCAGGCGCCGTGGCTGTTCACCGACCTGGAGGAGGGGCGCTGAGGCGGCCCTTCCGCAACCCGCAAAGGATCCTGCATGACTGCCAACATCCTGATCACCCCGGGCGACGGTATCGGTCCGGAGATCGTGGCCGAGGCGCGCAAGCTGCTGGAGGCCCTGCGTGACGACTTCGGCTTCGACTGCACTTTGGAAGAGGCCCCCATCGGCGGCGCTGGCTACGAGGCGCATGGCAAGCCGCTGCCGGAAGAGACCCTGGCTCTCGCCCGGGAGGCCGATGCCATCCTATTGGGTGCCGTGGGTGGGCCGCGCTGGGAACAGCTGGATCGCCCCCTGCGTCCCGAACGCGGCCTCCTGGCCATCCGTGCGGAGTTGGGCCTGTTCGGCAACCTGCGTCCAGCCATCCTCTATCCGCAACTGGCCGAGGCCTCCAGCCTGCGCCATGAGATCGTCGCCGGCCTGGACATCATGATCGTCCGGGAGCTGACCGGCGGCATCTACTTCGGTGAGCCCCGGGGCATCCGCAGGCTGGAGAACGGCGAACGCCAGGGTTACAACACCATGGTCTACAGCGAGTCGGAGATCGACCGCGTGGGCCGGCTGGCCTTTGACATCGCGAGCAAGCGCGGCAGCCGAGTCTGCTCCGTGGACAAGGCCAACGTGCTGGAGGTCTCCGAACTCTGGCGTGAGGTGATGGAACGCGTGGCCCGGGATTACCCCGGTGTCGAGCTGAGCCACATGTACGTGGACAACGCCGCCATGCAGTTGGTGCGTGCGCCCAAACAGTTCGACGTGGTGGTCACCAGCAATCTGTTCGGTGACGTGCTCTCGGACTGTGCCGCCATGCTCACCGGCTCCATTGGCATGCTGCCCTCCGCCTCGCTGGATGTGAACAGCAAGGGGCTGTATGAGCCGGTGCACGGTTCCGCGCCGGACATCGCCGGCAAGGGGCTGGCCAATCCGCTGGCCACCCTTCTGTCAGTGGCCATGATGCTGCGCTACAGTCTGGATCAGGGCGCCCTCGCCGACCGGGTGCAGCAGGCGGTGGGTGATGTGCTCAACCAGGGGCTGCGCACGCCGGATATCGCCGCCCGCCAGTCGCGCACCGTCAGCACCGCCGAGATGGGTGACGCGGTGGTGGCCGCGCTGCGTGCCCGGGGCTGAAGTTCACCAAACACTGAGCCATCCATATCTGCAAGCGAAAAGGGGATAACCCAATGAGCAAGACCTACGATGTCGCTGTAGTCGGCGCCACCGGTGCAGTCGGCGAGACCATGCTGTCTATTCTGGCCGAGCGCGACTTCCCCGTAGGCAACATCTACCCGCTGGCCAGCAGCCGCTCCGCGGGCAAGACCATTGAGTTCAAGGGCCAGCAGGTCGAGATCCAGGACCTGGCCACGTTCGACTTCTCCAAGGTCCAGATCGGTCTGTTCTCCGCCGGCGGCTCCATCTCCGCCGAGTACGCGCCCAAGGCCGCGGAGGCCGGCTGCGTGGTCATCGATAACACCTCGCACTTCCGCTACGACGAGGACATCCCGCTGGTCGTGCCGGAGGTCAACCCGCAGGCCGTGGCCGGCTACACCCGGCGCAACATTATCGCCAACCCGAACTGCTCCACTATCCAGATGCTGGTGGCGCTGAAGCCGCTGCACGAGGCCGCCACCATCGAGCGCATCAATGTGGCGACCTACCAGGCGGTGTCCGGCTCGGGCAAGGAGGCCATCGACGAACTGGCGACGCAGACGGCCAACCTGCTGAACGGCAAGCCGGTGGAGTGCGAGGCCTATCCCAAGCAGATCGCCTTCAACTGCCTGCCGCATATCGACGTCTTCCTGGATAACGGGTACACCAAGGAAGAGATGAAGATGGTCTGGGAGACCCAGAAGATCTTCGGCGATGACAGTATCCTGGTGAACCCCACCGCCGTGCGCGTGCCGGTCTTCTTCGGCCACTCCGAGGCCGTGCACATCGAGACCCGGGAGAAGCTCACCGAAGCCAAGGCCCGCGAGCTGCTCAGCCAGTTCGAGGGCATCGAGGTGCTGGACGACCGCGAGCCGGGCGGTTACCCCACCGCCGTCACCGAGGCGGCCACGCACGACCCGGTCTATGTCGGCCGCATCCGTGAGGACATCTCCCATCCCCGGGGGCTGAACCTCTGGGTGGTGGCGGACAATGTGCGCAAGGGTGCCGCCCTGAACAGCGTACAGATTGCTGAGCTGCTGATTCGCGAGTACATTTAATGGCCGGGGCCCGCGTCCGCCGGGGCGGGCGCGGGCCATCCTAGCCGCAGCGGCGCCGGCCGCCGCGCACGCCGCCACTCAAGGATCGGGATGTCTTTTAAACGGGTCTTCATCTCCGCCGTTGCCGGGTTGACGTTTTCCTCCACCGTCCTGGCCCTGGGCCTGGGCACCATCGAGCGTGACTCCTGGCTCAATCAGCCGCTCTCCGCGCGGATTCCGCTGCACTCGGCGGACACCGTTAGCCTGGAGGCGTTGCAGGTCACCATGGCCTCGCAGGAGACCTTCGAGCGCGCCGGGCTCGACCGGCCTCCCTACCTGCGCGATATCCGCTTTGAGGTGATCGAGGACCACACCGAGGGGCCCCATATCCGGGTCTATACCCGGGATCCGTTCCGCGAGCCTTTCGTTGATTTCCTCGTGGAGTTGAACTGGCCGCAGGGCCGTTTGGTGCGGGAATACACCCTGTTGCTGGACCCGCCCCGCGACCCCGCGGAGCGGCCGGTGGCGGCCACGCCGCCGCGGACCGAACCGGCGGAGGTCGAGGAACAGCCACTGGAAACGGCGTCCCCCACGGTTCGGGACGGCCACTACGGGCCGGTGGCCGGCGGTGAGACCCTGTGGTCGGTGGCCGACCGGGTGCGCCATCAGGGGGTCAGTGCCCAGCAGATGGCCCTGGCCCTGTTCGAGGCCAACCCGAGGGCCTTTGTCGCCAACGATATCAACCGGCTACAGGCCGGCGCCACGCTGACTGTGCCCGATGCCGAGGGGGCCCGGGCCTATTCCCGCAACGAGGCCGTGCGCCGCTTCAATGCGCTGGCCGAAGGCGTGGCGGAGGAGCCGGCGGAGGAGCCGCCCGTAGCGGAGGCGCCGGATCCGGAGACGGTGGACCGGCAATTGCAGATCCTCGCCGAGTCGGAACGCGACGAAGAGGCCCTGGCGAGCCTTCTCGATGGTGATGTGGAACCCAGCGAGGAGAATCTGGGCGCGCTGCGCGAGGAGCTGCTGCGTGCCCGCGAGGACCAGGCCAGCCTGCGTTCGGAGAACGAAGCCCTGCGCGAGCGGGTGTCGGAGATGGCGCAGGAGATCGAGCGACTGGAGCGGCTGCTCACCCTGGACGTGGAGACCGGGGTGCTGCCGATGGTGCCGAGCGAGCAGCCTGAAGGGGCCGTGGCCGAGCCTCCACCGGAGCGCCCGGCGGTGGTGGATGAGCCCGAAGTCGAGCCGGAGATCACTGAGGAAACGCCGGCGGAGGACGATGAGGCGCCGGTGACGGCGCCCCCGCCGGCCCCCTCTTCACCGCAACCGCTCGCCTGGCTCGACGGGCTCAGCCTGCCTGTGGCGCTGGCGGGCGTCGGCATCCTGATCGGGCTCCTGGCCCTGCTGCTCATACGGCGCCGGCGGACGGAGACCGGCGTGGCCGCGGAGGAGGTGCCCATTCAACAGCCGCCGGCGCGAGAAGGCGTGGCGGCCGGGACGGCGGCCGCGGCGAGCGCGGTGGCCGACGGGGACGAACCGGAGCCTGAACCTGCGCCTGAGCCCCGCTCCGAGCCCCAGGATCCCCTGCAGGTGGCCGATGAGTTGGCAGACCGGGGCGATCTGGAGGGTGCCCGCGCCACCCTGCTGACGGCGCTCAACAATGTGCCGGCCCGCAACGAGTACCGGGTGCGCCTATTGGAGATCCTGGCTGAAGCGGATGACCGCGAAGGCTTTGATCGGCAGGCGCAGGTATTGCGTGAACGGGTCGAGGGCGAGGACGATCCCCTCTGGCGCCAGGCGGAGCGCGTTGGCCGGGGCTATGCCCCTGACAATCCGCTGTTTGGTGGCGCTGACCCGGATGGCGCCGATGATGGAGGGGCGGAAGCCACCGGCGGTGCGCTGCCCACGCTCGACGAATCAGCGCCGGGGGGCGCCGATTTGGCGGAACCAGCGGAGGAACCTGCCCGGGAGGGTGAGGCCTTCGATTTCACTCTCGACTTCCCGGAGCCCGATGAGCCGGGCCGGGAGACGGATCAGGTAGCCCGACAGGGGGCGTCACGGGAAACGGCGGCGCCGGAGACCCCTGCGACACCCGCCGGTGAGGAAGGCGCTGCCGGTGGGGAAGGGGGTGATTTCACCCTCGACTTCGAAGTGGACGATAGCTGGCGGGAAGCGGCCGACTCGCGCCCGGCTGCGGATGCTGGCGAATCCCCGGGGGACGAGGCCTTCGACCTGGACCTGGGCGACCTGACCTTGGACGAGAGCGGGGCCGGGGATGCGACCGGGGAGGAACGTGGTGGCGGCGAACCGTCACCAGGGGAGGCACCGGACGCCGATCAGCCGCCGGCACCTCCCGCGGAGGCGCCGATGGAGGACGCCGGTGGGGACGAGGAGATCGCCACCAAGCTGGACCTCGCCCGGGCCTACGTGGATCTGGGTGATCCGGACGGTGCCCGAGAGTTGCTCAACGAGGTCCTGGAGGTCGGCACCCCGGCCCAGCAGGAGGAGGCGCGGAAGCTCCTGGGCGACCTCTGATATGCCACCTGTTGCGGGGAGTGAGGGCTAGTGCACCCAGCGGTGCGCGTGGTGCTGGTATTGGCCCTGGCCCTGGTCCTGGCGCGGGCCTCGGTGGCCCAGGCCCTGGTGGCAGGGCTGCTGGTGCTGGCACTGTTGCCCTGGGGCAACCCCCGGGGCTGGCGGCGGCTGGCCATCGGGCTCTGGCGGTTGAAGTTCCTGTTCCTGTCCATCGCGGTGCTCTATCTGCTGCTGACCCCCGGCACCCCCATCTGGCCGGCGTTACATGCGGGGGCCACGCCCAGTCGCGAGGGGTTGGCTGAGGGGCTGTTGCGGGTGGCGGCCCTGGCGGCCCTGTTGGCTGCCGTGCACTGGCTGATGCGCACGCTCACCCGGGCCGAGCTGGTGGCCGGGCTGTCCTGGACCCTGCAGCCGCTGCGCTGGCTGGGGGCGGATGTGGATCGCCTGGCGATCCGCCTGGTCCTGACCCTGGAGATCGTGCCCCGGTTGCGGGTGATGGTGGCGGCGACCCGCCGCGACTGGCGTGACGGCCACCCCTGGCGCCAGCCGGCGCGGTTCGCGGCGCAGGTGTTCGCCAGAGCCCTGGAGCACGCCGAACGCCGGCCGCCGCCGACCGTGACGGTGCCCCAGGGCGACCCGCCGCCGCTGAACCAGATCCTACCCCTGGCCGCCGCCGCAGGGGCGGTGTTTTGGTGGCTGTGACCGTTAATCTGACCCAAACCTGCTCATGAGTTATCGATTTGCCTTAGGCCTGGAATACGACGGCAGCGGCTTTTGCGGCTGGCAGCGCCAGGACCACGCGCCTTCGGTCCAGGCGGCGCTGGAGGCAGCGCTGTCGCGGGTCGCCGACGAGCCGGTGACTGTCACCTGCGCTGGACGCACGGACACCGGCGTGCACGCCACCGGCCAGGTGGTGCACTTCGAGACCGGTGCCTACCGGCCGGAACACGCCTGGGTGTTGGGGGCCAACGCCAACCTGCCCGACACGGTCTCGGTGCATTGGGTGCAACCGGTGAGCGAGGCCTTCCACGCCCGCTTCGGTGCGCTCCGCCGGAGCTATCGCTATGTCTGGTACTGCAGCCGCTCCCGGCCGGCCCTGTTGCGGGGGCGTGTGGCCTGGTCGAAGTACGCGCTGGATCCGGAACCCATGGCGATGGCGGCGGGGCACCTGTTGGGCCGGCACGATTTCTCCGCCTTCCGGGCCGTGGCCTGTCAGGCCAAACACCCGGTGCGCGAGCTCTATCGCCTCGATGTGTGGGCCCGGGGTGGGTTTGTCTACCTGGATGTGTGCGCCAACGCCTTCCTCCATCACATGGTCCGAAACCTCGCCGGTACCCTGGCCCTGATCGGCCGGGGGGAACGGCCTGCGACTTGGGCCGCGGACCTGCTGGCCGGGGGCGACCGGACCCGGGCCGGGGCCACCGCGCCGGCCGAGGGCCTATACCTCGTTGGCGTGGACTATCCGGAGGCGTTCTCGCTGCCGCCACACGGCTGGTGGCCGCGCTTTGCCTGAGCGGCCCCCCGCGGGTTAGCATGAGCGGCTCTATTGCATCCCTGTCCAGATCCGGAACCACCTTTATTGTGAGCGCCAACAGTTTTCGAACCCGAGTCAAGATCTGCGGAATCACCCGGCCCGAGGACGGACGCAAGGCGGCGCAGTTGGGCGCCGATGCGGTCGGTCTGGTCTTCCACGAGCGCAGTTGCCGGGCGGTCGACCGCGCCACGGCACAGGCGGTGATCGATGCCCTGCCGCCGTTCGTGACCGTGGTGGCCCTGTTTCAGGACCCGCAGGCCGCCTTCGTGCGCCAAGTGTTGCGGGAGTTGCGCATCGACCTGCTGCAATTCCACGGCGACGAGGCCCCGGAGTTCTGTGAGGGGTTTCACCGGCGGTACATCAAGGCCATCCCCATGGGGGAGCCGGGCGACCCCAAGGCCTGGGTGGCGCGCTACCCCTCTGCCGTCGGGTTCCTGCTCGACAGCCACAGTCGCGGCGCCAGCGGCGGCAGTGGTGAGATCTTTGACTGGGCGCGGGTGCCCCATGACGCCGGGGTCCCCCTGATCCTGGCCGGCGGGCTCTCCCCGGAGAACGTGGGCGGCGCGGTCCGGCAGGCGCGGCCCTTTGCGGTGGACGTGAGCACGGGCGTGGAGTCCGCGCCCGGGGTCAAGGACCCGGAGCTCATGGCCGCCTTCATCAGTGAGGTCAGCAATGTCCACCAAGGTGACTGACGTGATTGAACGCATCCCCGGCTTCGACCGCTACCCGGACGAGGCGGGGCATTTTGGGCCCTACGGCGGGCGCTTCGTTTCCGAGACCCTGATGGCTCCGCTGGACGAGCTGGCGCAGGCCTACGATCACTACCGCAATGACCCGGAGTTTCTGGCCGAGATCGACCGGGATTTGCAGGACTTTGTCGGTCGGCCCAGCCCGCTGTACCTGGCGGAGCGCTGGACCCAGCGGATCGGTGGTGCGCGGATCTACTTCAAGCGTGAAGACCTCAACCACACCGGCGCCCACAAGATCAACAACACCGTGGGCCAGGCGCTGCTGGCTAAGCGGATGGGCAAGACCCGGGTCATCGCTGAGACCGGTGCCGGGCAGCACGGCGTGGCCAGCGCCACGGTGGCGGCGCGCCTGGGCATGCAGTGCGTGGTGTATATGGGCGCGGACGACGTCAAGCGTCAGGCGGTCAATGTTTTCCGCATGCGCCTGCTCGGCGCCGAGGTGCGGCCGGTGGACGCCGGCACCCGGACGCTCAAGGACGCCCTCAACGAGGCAATGCGCGACTGGGTGGCCCATGTGGACGACACCTTCTACATCATCGGCACCGTCGCCGGCCCCCACCCCTACCCGATGATGGTGCGCGACTTTCAGACCGTGATCGGGCGGGAGGCGCGGCGCCAGATGCTCGAGCGCGAGGGCCGGCTGCCCGATGCCCTGGTGGCCTGTGTGGGGGGCGGCTCCAACGCCATTGGCCTGTTCCACCCCTTCCTGGCGGACCAGGCCGTGGCCATCTACGGGGTCGAGGCCGGCGGCGAAGGGGTGGAGAGCGGGCGGCATGCCGCGCCCCTGTGCGCCGGCCGCTCCGGGGTGCTGCACGGCAACCGCACCTACCTGATGATGAACGACTCCGGCCAGATCCAGGGGACCCACTCGATCTCTGCCGGGCTCGACTACCCGGGGGTCGGGCCGGAGCATGCCTGGCTGAAGGACTCCGGCCGTGCCCAATACGTCAGCGTGACCGATGACGAGGCCCTGGAGGCGTTCCACGAGGTGACCCGCTGCGAGGGCATCATGCCAGCCCTGGAGACCGCCCATGCCCTGGCCTATGCCCGCAAGCTGGCCGCCGGGATGAGCCCGGAGCAGAGCGTGGTGGTGAGCCTGTCCGGGCGGGGTGACAAGGATATTGCGACGGTGGCCGAGCTGGAGGGCATTGAGCTATGAACCGTCTGGAAAAGCGCATGTCGGCCTGCCGGAAGGCGGGGCGCAAGGCCCTGATCCCCTATATCACCGCCGGCGACCCCGGCCCGGAGCACACCGTGCCCCTCATGCACGCGCTGGTCGGGGCCGGCGCCGACGTCCTCGAGCTCGGCGTTCCGTTCTCCGATCCAATGGCCGACGGGCCGGTGATCCAGGCCGCCTGTGAGCGGGCACTGGCCCACGGGACGACCCTGCGCGATGTCTTCGATATGGTGCGCCGGTTCCGTGAGCAGGATGGCGAGACCCCCGTGGTCCTGATGGGTTACCTCAACCCGGTGGAATACCTGGGGCCGGCGGTCTTTGCTGAGGAGGCGGCGGCCGCGGGGGTGGACGGGGTACTCACGGTGGACCTCCCGCCGGAGGAGGCGGCCCCCTTTACCCAGGCCTTTGCCGCCAATGATTTGTGTCCCATCTTCCTGGTCGCGCCGACAACGGCGGGTGAACGGCTGGAGGCCGTGTGTCAGGCCGCCCGCGGCTTTGTCTACTACGTGGCCATCAAGGGCGTCACTGGCGTGGCGGAACTGGATGTGGACGATATCGCCCGCCGGGTCAGTGCCGTGCGGGCCCGCACCGACCTGCCAGTGGGTGTCGGCTTCGGTATCCGCGATGCCGAGAGCGCGGCGCGGGTCGGGGCGGTGGCCGATGCCGTTATCGTGGGCAGTGCGCTGGTCAATCGCATCGCCGGGCTGACCGAGCAGCCGGAGCGGGTCCCGGCGGTGTTGGCCGAGGCGCTTGGCGAGATGCGCCGGGCGCTGGACGGTCTTGCCGAGGAGGTCGCATCGTGAGCTGGTTCCAGAAACTGATGCCGTCGCGGATCCGCACCGACGCCTCGGAGCGCAGCCGCAGCGTTCCCGAGGGGCTGTGGACCAAGTGCGGGCATTGCAGCGCGGTACTCTACCGTCCGGAGCTGGAGCGTAACCAGGAGGTCTGCCCCAAGTGCGGTGATCACATGCGCATCGGCGCACGTCGCCGGCTGGCCGGATTCCTGGACGCCGAGGGGCAGGTGGAGATCGGCGCCGACGTGCAGCCGGTGGACGCCCTGCGCTTCCGCGACAGCAAGAAATACCGCGACCGCCTGGCCCAGGCCCAGAAGGGCACCGGCGAGCGGGATGCGCTGGTGGCCATGCAGGGCCGGCTGCGCGGCATGCCGGTGGTGGCGGTGGCCTTTGAGTTCTCGTTCATGGGCGGCTCCATGGGCTCGGTGGTCGGCGAGCGTTTTGTGCGCGCTGCGGATACGGCGCGCGAGCAGCGGGTGCCCCTGGTCTGCTTCTCCGCCAGTGGCGGCGCCCGGATGCAGGAGGGCCTCTTCTCGCTGATGCAGATGGCCAAGACCAGCGCGGCGCTGGCCCGGCTCTCCGAGGAGGGGGTCCCCTTCGTCTCCGTGCTCACCGACCCG
Encoded proteins:
- the accD gene encoding acetyl-CoA carboxylase, carboxyltransferase subunit beta, coding for MSWFQKLMPSRIRTDASERSRSVPEGLWTKCGHCSAVLYRPELERNQEVCPKCGDHMRIGARRRLAGFLDAEGQVEIGADVQPVDALRFRDSKKYRDRLAQAQKGTGERDALVAMQGRLRGMPVVAVAFEFSFMGGSMGSVVGERFVRAADTAREQRVPLVCFSASGGARMQEGLFSLMQMAKTSAALARLSEEGVPFVSVLTDPTMGGVSASLAMLGDLVVAEPGALIGFAGPRVIEQTVRETLPEGFQRAEFLLEHGAIDQIIDRREMADRLHRILAMLTHQPAAEAADAPEAGEQPSEATDPVGEHWD